In Propionicimonas paludicola, a single window of DNA contains:
- a CDS encoding terminase, which yields MTTASSELLPGYRVDPETGAWCTLPWPTDPEEKLAIVRSSLAPALIAWAEGRTERPGLIHYLTGQPWRFTDGQKRFLMLWYWVDDDGRFVYRRGVKRGAKGTGKDPFAATIGNMELAGPVELYDVDDKTGRPIGRPRGLPLVQISSNSESQSRDLLRIMNAMWSMDARAFYRLDCGVTRTVMVDSFGRVEVNTLSEKTNEGDPVTCSLLNETHHMHTDQGHAIAAQARRNVAKSPASVQARSLEFTNAHRLGQESVAEKSYEAWQVQQAPKYSNPRDILYDSIEAPPTADMMTEEGRLAGLRAAYMDAKWSDLLRMSREMLDNTTSVGDSIRYYFNGLAADEDSWVDPANFDQLADASNPLQAGQQIALFLDCSKSEDATALVGCRLRDFYVQQLGCWAKPKGWNDKRDGRWLVPRDQVDDAVRAAKATYKVEWFGVDPGPAKDDEGVALYWADQIAEWATLFRPRLKVWATPGAKGSPVLYDMRLSASGGLARNYEFTKTAELVQSWIDDEGPDEVPFRWDGSPQLRSHVHAAKNRPNQWGISLGKVTRDSLQLVDLAVAMVGAVVGARAVIASGKVKIRTGARSGGGWRAVVPS from the coding sequence ATGACTACCGCGAGCTCTGAGCTTCTACCCGGGTACCGGGTCGATCCGGAGACGGGCGCCTGGTGCACGTTGCCGTGGCCGACGGATCCGGAGGAGAAGCTGGCGATCGTCCGGTCTTCGCTCGCGCCGGCGTTGATCGCCTGGGCGGAGGGACGCACCGAGCGGCCTGGCCTGATCCACTACCTGACCGGGCAGCCGTGGCGGTTCACCGATGGCCAGAAGCGGTTCCTGATGCTGTGGTACTGGGTCGACGACGACGGTCGGTTCGTGTATCGGCGCGGTGTGAAGCGTGGCGCGAAGGGCACCGGGAAGGACCCGTTCGCGGCGACGATCGGGAACATGGAGCTGGCCGGCCCGGTCGAGCTGTACGACGTCGACGACAAGACTGGCCGCCCGATCGGACGTCCTCGAGGTCTGCCGCTGGTGCAGATCTCGTCGAACTCGGAGTCGCAGTCGCGGGACCTGCTGCGGATCATGAACGCGATGTGGTCGATGGACGCCCGGGCGTTCTACCGGCTCGACTGCGGGGTGACTCGCACGGTGATGGTCGACAGCTTCGGCCGCGTCGAGGTGAACACGCTTTCGGAGAAGACGAACGAGGGCGACCCGGTGACCTGCTCGTTGCTGAACGAGACGCACCACATGCACACCGACCAGGGGCACGCGATCGCCGCCCAGGCCCGCCGCAACGTCGCGAAGTCGCCGGCGTCGGTGCAGGCCCGGTCGCTGGAGTTCACGAACGCTCACCGGCTCGGCCAGGAGTCGGTGGCCGAGAAGTCGTACGAGGCATGGCAGGTGCAGCAGGCGCCGAAGTACTCCAACCCTCGCGACATCCTGTACGACTCGATCGAAGCACCGCCGACCGCCGACATGATGACCGAGGAAGGCCGGCTGGCTGGTCTGCGGGCGGCCTACATGGATGCGAAGTGGTCGGATCTGCTGCGGATGTCGCGGGAGATGCTCGACAACACGACGTCGGTCGGTGACTCGATCCGCTACTACTTCAACGGTTTGGCCGCCGACGAGGACTCGTGGGTGGATCCGGCGAACTTCGACCAGCTCGCCGACGCGTCGAACCCGCTGCAGGCCGGCCAGCAGATCGCATTGTTCCTCGACTGCTCGAAGTCGGAGGATGCGACGGCGCTGGTCGGGTGCCGGCTACGGGACTTCTACGTGCAGCAGCTGGGCTGCTGGGCGAAGCCGAAAGGCTGGAACGACAAGCGGGATGGCCGCTGGTTGGTGCCGCGGGACCAGGTCGACGATGCGGTTCGGGCTGCGAAGGCGACCTACAAGGTTGAGTGGTTCGGGGTGGATCCGGGCCCGGCGAAGGACGACGAGGGTGTGGCCCTGTACTGGGCTGACCAGATTGCCGAGTGGGCGACGCTGTTCCGGCCGCGGCTGAAGGTGTGGGCGACGCCGGGAGCGAAGGGCTCCCCGGTGCTGTACGACATGCGGCTATCCGCGTCGGGCGGTCTGGCGAGGAACTACGAGTTCACGAAGACGGCCGAGCTCGTCCAGTCGTGGATCGACGACGAAGGACCCGACGAGGTGCCGTTCCGGTGGGACGGGTCGCCGCAGCTGAGGAGTCACGTTCACGCGGCGAAGAACCGGCCGAACCAGTGGGGCATCTCGTTGGGCAAGGTCACCCGCGACTCTCTGCAGCTCGTCGACTTGGCGGTCGCCATGGTCGGTGCCGTCGTCGGGGCACGCGCAGTGATCGCGTCAGGCAAGGTCAAGATCAGGACCGGGGCACGCTCCGGTGGAGGCTGGAGGGCGGTGGTGCCATCGTGA
- a CDS encoding HNH endonuclease signature motif containing protein, with protein MTDRTTSWSGRRNSYPKPIRAKILRRDPTCQCPGCPNCTPNGCTQPSTIADHRIPHAECLRQGINPDTLDNGQGLCSPCHDHKTRGEQQAGRERLKGHRGPKPHPNQA; from the coding sequence GTGACCGATCGCACCACCAGCTGGTCAGGACGTCGCAACAGCTACCCCAAACCAATCCGGGCCAAGATCCTCCGACGCGACCCGACCTGCCAATGCCCAGGCTGCCCCAACTGCACCCCCAACGGCTGCACCCAGCCAAGCACGATCGCCGACCACCGCATCCCGCACGCCGAATGCCTCCGCCAAGGCATCAACCCCGACACCCTCGACAACGGCCAAGGCCTCTGCAGCCCCTGCCACGACCACAAGACGCGCGGCGAACAGCAAGCCGGCCGCGAACGCCTCAAAGGCCACCGCGGCCCCAAGCCCCACCCCAACCAAGCCTGA
- a CDS encoding molecular chaperone DnaJ — protein sequence MTIRPLTSWTGERTPASRRKAHNFTRQSGNGWDRQDLPWSDTLQLLDRELTALRASGVVVQISVTERDIRLDGQLRTNARPSDPAVRLLFDSKHGPLTYQCDRFATWQDNCRAIALGLEALRKVERYGITEHGEQYKGWLQLEAGLPMATPREVFAAVIGEGVDAADKSLADVDLWRRARAAAHPDRNGGRRELWDQVESAAKQLGLV from the coding sequence ATGACGATCCGACCCCTGACCAGTTGGACCGGGGAACGCACCCCGGCCAGCCGGCGGAAGGCGCACAACTTCACCCGCCAGTCCGGCAACGGCTGGGACCGGCAGGACCTTCCGTGGTCCGACACCCTGCAGCTGCTCGATCGTGAGCTCACCGCGCTGCGCGCGTCCGGGGTCGTGGTGCAGATCAGCGTCACCGAACGGGACATCCGCCTCGACGGCCAGCTGCGCACCAACGCCCGCCCGTCCGACCCAGCGGTTCGGCTCCTGTTCGACTCCAAGCACGGCCCGCTGACCTACCAGTGCGACCGGTTCGCGACATGGCAGGACAACTGCCGGGCCATCGCTCTCGGCCTCGAAGCGCTGCGGAAGGTTGAGCGGTACGGCATCACCGAGCACGGCGAGCAGTACAAGGGCTGGCTGCAGCTCGAAGCCGGCTTGCCGATGGCGACGCCGCGCGAGGTGTTCGCCGCGGTGATCGGCGAGGGAGTCGACGCGGCCGACAAGAGCCTGGCCGACGTCGATCTCTGGCGGCGCGCCCGGGCCGCAGCTCACCCGGACCGTAACGGCGGCCGCCGTGAGCTGTGGGACCAGGTCGAGTCGGCCGCCAAGCAACTCGGGCTGGTGTGA
- a CDS encoding RusA family crossover junction endodeoxyribonuclease, giving the protein MPAVRIEGTPATKGSLQCMGPRRCKACEAAVYHQLVEDDPTGAGKVWRHLLEKAGRQLRDSIGRTYTEAVQVDATFALARPPAAAKRRWPHVRPDVDKLDRMVLDSLQSAGVIQNDALVCELTSRKVFAGTLAMLPKPGVLITIAPMVDPDAPTLFPPTAGAAHA; this is encoded by the coding sequence ATGCCCGCCGTCCGAATCGAAGGCACCCCCGCCACGAAGGGGTCGCTGCAGTGCATGGGGCCGCGCCGCTGCAAGGCGTGCGAGGCGGCCGTCTACCACCAGCTCGTCGAGGACGATCCGACCGGCGCCGGGAAGGTGTGGCGGCATCTCCTGGAGAAGGCCGGACGGCAGCTACGCGACTCGATCGGCCGCACCTACACCGAAGCTGTCCAGGTCGACGCAACGTTCGCGCTCGCTCGGCCGCCGGCCGCCGCGAAACGCCGCTGGCCTCACGTCCGGCCCGACGTCGACAAGCTCGACCGGATGGTCCTCGACTCGCTGCAGTCGGCCGGCGTCATCCAGAACGACGCCCTGGTGTGCGAGCTGACGTCGCGGAAGGTGTTCGCCGGCACGCTCGCGATGCTCCCGAAGCCCGGCGTGCTGATCACGATCGCGCCGATGGTCGACCCGGACGCGCCCACCCTGTTCCCACCCACTGCCGGAGCTGCTCATGCCTAA
- a CDS encoding MerR family transcriptional regulator has translation MSRGPWWQPKTQLSADEINQHTTHLAEIPTLYGQLPTIDEPDRADAGQPNDDGAHTQPGSRAPINLTVIHLQSTSIGIGWRQHDPGRTASIHRLGTLPALVWWTDNIARQMLAAPGVTMPPLANPATVATECDWLSHVTLFVLARAWAPLHVRDIATLHTRLSETVTGKREPWVPRCTKCNNQLRARDDVSWFECPACQKQYTPGTMVDLGRRQPPMSGEELAAILGVSPSTITTWRSRKLISPARRDSHGRPLYYLADVLRVKERVRDRGHHRRKS, from the coding sequence ATGAGCCGCGGACCGTGGTGGCAGCCGAAGACGCAGCTCAGCGCCGACGAGATCAACCAGCACACCACCCACCTCGCCGAGATCCCGACCCTGTACGGGCAGCTACCGACCATCGACGAACCCGACCGGGCCGACGCCGGCCAACCCAACGACGACGGCGCCCACACCCAGCCCGGATCACGTGCCCCGATCAACCTGACCGTCATTCACCTGCAGTCGACCAGCATCGGCATCGGCTGGCGGCAACACGACCCCGGCCGGACCGCGTCCATCCACCGACTCGGCACCCTGCCAGCCCTCGTCTGGTGGACCGACAACATCGCCCGCCAAATGCTCGCCGCCCCCGGCGTCACCATGCCGCCGCTCGCGAACCCAGCCACCGTCGCGACCGAATGCGACTGGCTCAGCCACGTCACCCTGTTCGTCCTCGCCCGAGCGTGGGCGCCGCTCCACGTCCGCGACATCGCCACCCTCCACACCCGACTGTCCGAGACGGTCACCGGGAAGCGTGAGCCGTGGGTGCCGCGCTGCACCAAGTGCAACAACCAGCTCCGGGCGCGCGACGACGTCTCCTGGTTCGAATGCCCCGCCTGCCAGAAGCAGTACACGCCCGGGACGATGGTCGACCTCGGCCGCCGGCAGCCACCCATGTCCGGCGAGGAGCTCGCCGCGATCCTCGGCGTCTCACCGTCAACGATCACGACCTGGCGCAGCCGCAAGCTCATCAGCCCAGCCCGGCGAGACAGCCACGGCCGGCCCCTGTACTACCTCGCCGACGTCCTCCGAGTGAAGGAACGCGTCCGCGACCGTGGCCACCACCGCCGCAAGAGCTGA